GAGACGACGACGAAGAAGCGCCTGTCGACGGCGCTCGACGGCGTTGCGCGAGCGGAAGCCGAGAACGCCGACGCGCTGGTCGCCCTCGGCGGCGGCAGCAGCCTCGACGTCGCGACGGTGATGAGCGTTCTCGCCGCGCGAGATGCGTCGTCCGCAGCGGTAGCCGAAGAGTTCGAGGAGACGGGAACCATCGCCGTGCCGGACGACGCGGCCTTGCTGCCAGTCGTCACCGTTCCGACGACGCTGGCGGGCGCCGACCTCTCGCAGGTCGCCGGCGTCACGGCGGCACCGGACTCGAGCCCGGTCGAGGCGGAGATCGGCGGCGGCATCTCGGACCCGCGACTGATGCCCGAGGCGGCGTTCTACGATCCCGAACTCGTGGCGACGACGCCCGACTCGGTGCTGGCCGGCTCCGCGATGAACGGCTTCGACAAGGGCGTCGAGACGCTCTACGCCGCCAACGCGACGACGATCACCGACGCGACGGCCAGACACGGCCTCGAGAAGCTCGCGGACGGCCTGCGCGCGTTCGGCGACGGCGACCGCGACACTGAAACGTTCGAGACGATCCTCGAGGGGCTCGTCCTCGTCCAGTACGGGGTCTCCCGGCCGGAGGGGACGACGCTCTCGATCATTCACGCGTTCGGTCACGGACTCACCAGAACCTACGACGTCCAGCAGGGGGCCGCCCACGCCGTCGTCGCGCCGCACGTCCTCGAGTACCTCTTCGAGCGCGAAGACGCCGGAGCTATCGACGCACGGTCAGGCCTGCTCGCGAACGCGCTCGGCGTCGACAACGCCGCGGATCACGGCGCCGCGGTCGTCGAGGCTGTGACGGAGATTCGGGACGCGCTCGAGTTACCCGCGAAGCTGCGCAACGTCGACGGCCCGCAGCCCGAGGCGTTCGATAAGGTTGCCGAGGACGTGCTGGCGGACGGATTCATGGAAAACGCGCCGCCGGGGCTGGAGCCGTCGCGTGCGGCGATCGAGGACATTCTCGAGGCGGCGTGGTGAGGGTCGCGCCGTCTTACCGGTCGGACGAGTACCGCGCCGACGAGTGCGACTCGAGGGCGGCGGGCGGCTCGACGCCGCGCCTGGCCGGTCGGACCCCCTCAGTGAGCGGCGAGAGTAGCCAAAGGGCGTAGATCACGGCGATCGTCGCGCCGGCGGCGGCGGCGACCAGCCCGACCGTGACGGTGCCCGCCGCCGGCACGTGTCTGAACGCGGAGACCCCGACGCTGCTGCCGACGATCGAGACGACCGTCCACGCATTCGTGTCCGGAACCACCGCGACGAGATACTCCCTCGCGATGACGGCGTAACAGAAGCCACAGCAGACGCCGAGGGTGGCGGCGGTCCACCACGCGTCGGTCCAGCGTGCGGGCAGGGTGAGATCGGCCTGCACGGGTACCAGCCAGGCGAACAGCGGGAGGCCGGCGAGCAGCACGAGCAACTCCCCGCGGCGACCGTCGGGGAACGTCCAACCGCCCTCGTCGTCGCGGAACCACGCGCGGAGATCGACCATCGGTGCTCGTCTACGGCGTACGACGCGGGTCGTGTTGAATATTTGGTAAGATTCGCTAGCTGTACTCGAGCGCGCTCGCGGCGGGCAAGGCGAGTCCGTGCGAATCGGGACCGAACCGAAACCAGCAGGACGGTCCGCTATCCGGGACTATCAGCACGCGTAACCGGAAGCGCCGGGTATTCCCGCGCGGGTACCGAACCTCGAGCCGAGATGCCTTCTGGAATGACCGCCTACGCGATCGAGGAGTACGGCGACCCCGACGTCTTCGAGGAGACGACCCGCGAGGTCCCCGAGCCGGGACCGAACGAGATTCGCGTCGAGGTCGTCGCCTCGAGCCTCAACCCCGTCGACTACAAGATCCGGCAGGGCGCGATCCCGGACTTCGCGCCCGAGTTCCCGGCGATCCTCCACTGCGACGTCGCCGGCGTCGTCGACGCGGTCGGCGACGGCGTCGAGGAATTCGAGGCGGGCGACGAAGTCTACGGCATGCCCGGCGGCGCGGGCCGGCAGGGCGCGCTCGCCGACTACGTCGTCGGCCACGCCGGCACGTTCGCCCACGCGCCCGGCGAGATTCCGCTCGAGGACAGCGCCGCGCTCCCGGTCGTCGCCCTGACGGCCTGGGAGATGCTCGCCGACAAGGCGACCGTCGACATCGGCGACGAAGTGCTCGTCTACGGCGGGGCCGGCGGCGTCGGCCACATCGGCGTTCAGTTGGCCGACTGGTTCGGCGCGAACGTGATCGCGACGGGCTCGAGCGAGGCCAACCGCGAGCTCGCGGAAGAACTCGGCGCCGACGCGACCGTCGACTACACCGAAACCGACGTCGAGACCTACGTCGACGAGTACGCCAGCGGGGGCGGGTTCGACGTCGTCTTCGACCCGGTCGGCGACGAGCACCTCGAGACGGCCTTTCAGGCGGTCCGGCCGTTCGGGAGCGTCGTGACGACCGAATCCAGCGCCGCGCAGGACCTCGATCTCGCCCCGATGCACGCCAACTCGCTCGAGTTGGGCGTCGTGCTGGTCATCCTGCCGGTGCTGCTCGGCGACCGACAGGAGCGCATCGGCGAGGAACTCGACGACATCGCGACGCTGGTCGACAAGGGCGCCCTCGAGCCGCACATCGACGACCGGTACACCTTCGACGAGGTCGCAGAGGTCCACCGTCGCGGCGAGGAGGGCGACTTCCGCGGGAAGCTGCTGCTGGTCAACGAGTGAATCGAAATCACCGGCGCGAGTCCTCCCCGAACGACTGAAGCGACTCGCCGCCGTCGGCGCGGTTGCATTCCGCTCGTAGAGTGACGACCTTCGGCGGCGACGATAGCGCCCGTACGCGCTTACGCACTACCTCACGAGAGGTGGGCGGTGACGTCCGTCGAGGTGACCATCCCGACGTAGTCGTCGTCGACGACCGGGAGGTGTTTGATCCCGTAAGTGGTCATCATCGCGGCGACCTCCTCCATGTAGAGGTCCGGCGTGGCCGTCTCGACGTCGGTCGTCATCACGTCGGCGACCGTCAACTTCGTTACGTCTTGCCCGTCAGCAACGGCGTCGAGCACGTCCGTACTGCTAACGATCGCCCGCGGCGAGGTCTGAACCACGAGCGCGTTGATGTCCTTCTCCCGCATTCGCTGCGTGGCCTCCATGACCGTCGCGTCCTTCGAAATCGTCTCGAGCGGCGTGGACATCACGTCTTCGACGGTGGTTCTGTCTGAAGAAGTCATACGGTAAAAACGGGCACGGCCGTTATGGTAGTTTCCCTCCTCGCAGCGGGAGTTTCAGCGTCACCGAACTCCGAGTCGAACCGGCGATTTCGATAGAGTTCGGCTCCGCCGACGGTGCAGACCGAGAATCAGGCGCCGCCACCGCCAGCGTACGACGGCCGCTCGGCGTACTCGATCGGATCGCGAACGCCGACGTTCTGGAACGCTTGCAGGCGGAACGCGCAGGCGTCGCAGGTGCCGCAGGCGGGTTCGTTTTCGCGGTAGCAACTCCACGTGTGCTCGTAGGGCACCTCGAGTTCGACGCCGCGCTCGGCGATGTCGGTCTTGGACCACTCGACGAACGGGGCTTCGATCGCGATCTCCGTCTCGGGTTTCGTGCCGACGTCGACTAGGTTTTCGAAGGCCTCGAAGAACTCGGGGCGGCAGTCGGGATACCCCGAGAAGTCCTCGCTGTGGGCGCCGATGAACACGGCGTCGCAGTCGTTGGCCTCGGCGTAGGAGACCGCCATCGC
This portion of the Halopiger aswanensis genome encodes:
- a CDS encoding iron-containing alcohol dehydrogenase family protein is translated as MNRFPSSDRDTAFRFEYHPATIRFGDGCVADLEDELERLGLERALVVCGSTVGDTPVVIEPVKSGLGDRLAGVFDETTTKKRLSTALDGVARAEAENADALVALGGGSSLDVATVMSVLAARDASSAAVAEEFEETGTIAVPDDAALLPVVTVPTTLAGADLSQVAGVTAAPDSSPVEAEIGGGISDPRLMPEAAFYDPELVATTPDSVLAGSAMNGFDKGVETLYAANATTITDATARHGLEKLADGLRAFGDGDRDTETFETILEGLVLVQYGVSRPEGTTLSIIHAFGHGLTRTYDVQQGAAHAVVAPHVLEYLFEREDAGAIDARSGLLANALGVDNAADHGAAVVEAVTEIRDALELPAKLRNVDGPQPEAFDKVAEDVLADGFMENAPPGLEPSRAAIEDILEAAW
- a CDS encoding zinc-binding dehydrogenase; amino-acid sequence: MPSGMTAYAIEEYGDPDVFEETTREVPEPGPNEIRVEVVASSLNPVDYKIRQGAIPDFAPEFPAILHCDVAGVVDAVGDGVEEFEAGDEVYGMPGGAGRQGALADYVVGHAGTFAHAPGEIPLEDSAALPVVALTAWEMLADKATVDIGDEVLVYGGAGGVGHIGVQLADWFGANVIATGSSEANRELAEELGADATVDYTETDVETYVDEYASGGGFDVVFDPVGDEHLETAFQAVRPFGSVVTTESSAAQDLDLAPMHANSLELGVVLVILPVLLGDRQERIGEELDDIATLVDKGALEPHIDDRYTFDEVAEVHRRGEEGDFRGKLLLVNE
- a CDS encoding CBS domain-containing protein; translation: MTSSDRTTVEDVMSTPLETISKDATVMEATQRMREKDINALVVQTSPRAIVSSTDVLDAVADGQDVTKLTVADVMTTDVETATPDLYMEEVAAMMTTYGIKHLPVVDDDYVGMVTSTDVTAHLS
- the queC gene encoding 7-cyano-7-deazaguanine synthase QueC yields the protein MTADTATTDDTESSADRTKRAVVLLSGGMDSATAAYEARERGYEIYALHTSYGQRTEDRELECARRLADELDAADFLQIETGHLSAIGASSLTDDEMEVADADMESDEIPTSYVPFRNANLLAMAVSYAEANDCDAVFIGAHSEDFSGYPDCRPEFFEAFENLVDVGTKPETEIAIEAPFVEWSKTDIAERGVELEVPYEHTWSCYRENEPACGTCDACAFRLQAFQNVGVRDPIEYAERPSYAGGGGA